The Deinococcus budaensis genome includes a window with the following:
- a CDS encoding lyase family protein, with amino-acid sequence MWHETYLKTVLKPDYVYASEHLLPQLFDALTAHSLMLDAQRCPHAADAVRLLRQLRATHFPKYDPLIEDVFFTVDQQLAAQDPDAAGAMRTALSRNDLDMTIYRLSARERLLRAALRLLNLRQALLNLATREIETVIVAYTHHQPAQPTTLAHYLGGLENVLARDTERMFNALGRVNLSPMGAVALGGTSFPIDRHLTAQLLAFDRPIENTYDAVSASDWQVELACTITVTATTLSRGVHDLLFWASRGLLTLEDGLVQGSSVMPQKRNPVALEHARTKFSKAIGITQSVILSAHNVPFGDINDPGPDMQPPLHTMWQEFREGTELLTAALTSPRINRAAWLREAETGESVVTELADAIARHTGQGFRYAHNTVKTLLDNLHGAGRELPSTTPQDLKELGVILSPAELLQALNPAAFVASRTTYGGPAPAVMGGALAAAHGRLQGDFTRHQQVTQRFADARRRLEGGAP; translated from the coding sequence ATGTGGCATGAGACCTACCTCAAGACGGTGCTCAAGCCGGACTACGTCTATGCCAGCGAACACCTGCTTCCTCAATTGTTCGACGCCCTGACCGCGCACAGCCTGATGCTGGACGCCCAGCGCTGCCCACACGCTGCGGACGCCGTCAGGCTGCTCAGGCAGCTCCGGGCCACGCACTTTCCGAAATACGATCCGCTCATCGAGGACGTGTTTTTCACGGTCGACCAGCAACTGGCTGCTCAGGATCCGGACGCGGCTGGCGCCATGCGCACGGCTCTTTCCCGCAACGACCTCGACATGACCATCTACCGGTTAAGTGCCCGGGAGCGTTTGTTGCGGGCGGCCCTGCGGCTGCTCAACCTGCGCCAGGCCTTGCTCAATCTGGCCACCCGTGAGATCGAGACCGTGATTGTGGCCTACACGCATCACCAGCCCGCCCAACCCACCACCCTCGCACACTACCTGGGCGGGCTGGAAAACGTCCTGGCACGCGACACCGAGCGGATGTTCAATGCCCTGGGGCGCGTGAACCTGAGTCCGATGGGGGCAGTTGCCCTGGGCGGCACCAGCTTTCCGATCGACCGGCACCTCACCGCGCAGCTGTTGGCCTTTGACCGGCCGATCGAGAACACCTACGACGCGGTGAGTGCCAGTGACTGGCAGGTTGAACTGGCCTGTACGATCACCGTGACCGCCACCACCCTGTCCCGGGGAGTGCATGACCTGCTGTTCTGGGCATCCCGCGGCCTCCTGACCCTGGAAGACGGGCTGGTCCAGGGCAGCAGCGTGATGCCGCAGAAACGCAACCCGGTGGCGCTGGAGCATGCCCGGACGAAGTTCAGCAAGGCCATCGGCATCACCCAGAGCGTCATCCTGAGTGCCCACAACGTGCCGTTCGGCGACATCAATGACCCCGGCCCAGATATGCAGCCTCCGCTGCACACCATGTGGCAGGAGTTCCGTGAAGGCACCGAACTGCTCACGGCTGCCCTGACGAGCCCCAGGATCAACCGCGCAGCCTGGCTCAGGGAGGCCGAGACCGGAGAGTCCGTCGTGACCGAACTGGCGGACGCCATCGCCCGGCACACCGGACAGGGTTTTCGCTACGCCCACAACACGGTGAAGACTCTCCTCGACAACCTCCATGGGGCCGGACGCGAGTTGCCCTCCACCACACCGCAGGACCTGAAGGAGTTGGGGGTCATCCTCTCTCCCGCCGAGCTGCTCCAGGCCCTCAATCCCGCCGCCTTCGTCGCTTCACGCACCACCTATGGCGGCCCTGCTCCAGCAGTGATGGGCGGGGCGCTGGCGGCCGCCCATGGCCGGCTGCAAGGGGACTTTACGCGCCATCAGCAGGTCACTCAACGCTTTGCAGACGCCCGCAGGCGTCTCGAAGGAGGAGCTCCATGA
- a CDS encoding extracellular solute-binding protein: protein MKKLLTLALALTVTASAAPVTLTYWQYDFATKVSTMNELIKKFEAQNPDIKIKQETFPYDAYNQKVASSVPAGQGPDVVNLFYGWLPQYVDSGFLQPLPAKDFPTKQIESTFVPMVQTSKINGQYYALPTSVRTLAVFYNKDLFKQARIVPPRTWEDFIAAGQKIVKGAPPRFSVLGFGIQPDGQDYHVVREVLVRQFGGVPFSKDGKQVTYDSNAGVRAMTFYTDLMTKYKLGTPNFFPGNNSYRDAFIAGKVGMIIDGSFAIGSIEKGAKFNWGVVPLPVLKANGVRGNFGSYWVNGITKNAKGDKLAASVKFLKFLTSEETQRTWLDAVGEIPAGRKLSGTAALRTHPVYGPFVSALPFASSTLFVDEAGQRKAWVDAINTVILQGNSPANAVNRAAAEEQKILNGYYK, encoded by the coding sequence ATGAAAAAGCTGCTTACCCTGGCCCTCGCCCTGACCGTCACTGCTTCCGCCGCTCCCGTGACCCTGACCTACTGGCAGTACGATTTCGCCACCAAGGTCAGCACCATGAACGAGCTGATCAAGAAATTCGAGGCGCAGAACCCCGACATCAAGATCAAACAGGAAACCTTTCCCTACGACGCCTACAACCAGAAGGTCGCCTCGAGCGTGCCAGCCGGGCAGGGACCGGACGTGGTGAACTTGTTCTACGGCTGGCTGCCCCAATACGTGGACAGCGGCTTTCTCCAGCCGCTGCCCGCCAAGGACTTCCCGACGAAGCAGATCGAGAGCACCTTCGTTCCCATGGTCCAGACCAGCAAGATCAATGGCCAGTACTACGCGTTGCCAACGTCCGTGCGCACCCTGGCGGTGTTCTATAACAAAGACCTCTTCAAGCAGGCGCGCATCGTGCCTCCCCGCACCTGGGAGGACTTTATCGCCGCCGGTCAGAAGATCGTGAAGGGGGCGCCCCCACGCTTCAGTGTCCTGGGTTTCGGCATTCAGCCGGACGGCCAGGATTACCACGTGGTCCGCGAGGTGCTGGTCCGGCAGTTCGGAGGCGTCCCCTTCAGCAAGGACGGCAAGCAGGTCACCTACGACAGCAACGCGGGCGTGCGGGCGATGACCTTCTACACCGACCTGATGACGAAGTACAAACTGGGGACCCCCAACTTCTTTCCTGGCAACAACAGCTACCGCGACGCGTTCATTGCGGGCAAGGTCGGCATGATCATTGACGGCTCCTTCGCCATCGGCTCCATCGAGAAGGGCGCAAAATTCAACTGGGGCGTCGTGCCGCTGCCCGTGCTGAAGGCCAACGGGGTCCGGGGCAACTTCGGGTCGTATTGGGTCAACGGCATCACCAAAAACGCCAAGGGGGATAAGCTCGCCGCCTCCGTGAAGTTCCTGAAGTTCCTGACCAGCGAAGAAACGCAGCGCACCTGGCTCGACGCTGTCGGCGAGATCCCGGCTGGCCGGAAACTGTCTGGAACTGCGGCCCTCCGCACCCACCCGGTTTACGGCCCCTTCGTCAGTGCGCTGCCGTTCGCTTCCTCGACCCTGTTCGTGGATGAAGCCGGGCAGCGCAAGGCCTGGGTCGACGCCATCAACACCGTCATCTTGCAGGGGAACAGCCCGGCCAACGCAGTCAACAGGGCTGCGGCGGAAGAGCAAAAGATCCTGAATGGCTACTACAAATAA
- a CDS encoding sugar ABC transporter permease produces MPLLFFLIVRFIPTFMSLRLSLFDWNILREQQPFVGLENYRTLVADEKFGQSLRNTALYTLFGVPLQIGLGLALALMLSRVVALRGLYRALYFAPYVTPIVAAAWVWQWVFSPQFGPVNTVLGWLQLPPQPFLTSPDQALATTAGLVVWQNLGFQVVLFLAGLAAIPRSYYEAAEIDGATGTQSFWRITLPLLNPTIVFSVVTGTISYLQLFTQVVNLNFTDQGGPLGSTLTVAVYIYQMAFGRFQMGYASAITVVLFGIILAITLLQLRFLTRRYDT; encoded by the coding sequence GTGCCTCTGCTCTTCTTCCTGATCGTGCGGTTCATTCCGACCTTCATGTCACTTCGTCTGAGCCTGTTCGACTGGAACATTCTCCGGGAGCAGCAGCCTTTCGTCGGCCTGGAGAACTACCGCACGCTGGTCGCCGACGAAAAGTTCGGGCAGTCCCTGAGGAATACGGCCCTCTACACCCTTTTCGGCGTGCCGCTCCAGATTGGCTTGGGATTGGCCCTGGCGCTGATGCTGAGCCGCGTTGTCGCTCTGCGGGGCCTTTACCGGGCGCTGTACTTCGCGCCGTACGTCACGCCCATCGTGGCCGCCGCCTGGGTCTGGCAGTGGGTCTTCAGCCCGCAATTTGGCCCGGTCAATACCGTTCTCGGCTGGCTCCAGCTTCCTCCCCAGCCCTTTCTGACCTCTCCGGACCAGGCGCTGGCAACCACCGCCGGGCTGGTCGTCTGGCAGAACCTGGGATTCCAGGTCGTGCTGTTCCTAGCCGGTCTGGCGGCCATTCCCCGCAGCTACTACGAGGCGGCGGAGATCGACGGGGCGACGGGCACCCAGTCCTTCTGGAGAATCACGCTGCCGCTGCTGAACCCGACCATCGTCTTCAGCGTGGTCACCGGGACGATCTCGTACCTTCAGCTGTTCACGCAGGTCGTGAATCTTAATTTCACGGACCAGGGCGGGCCGCTGGGCAGCACCCTGACCGTCGCCGTCTACATCTACCAGATGGCCTTTGGCCGCTTCCAGATGGGTTACGCCTCCGCCATCACGGTGGTGCTGTTCGGCATCATCCTCGCCATCACCCTGCTGCAACTGCGCTTTCTCACGCGGAGGTACGACACATGA
- a CDS encoding MarR family winged helix-turn-helix transcriptional regulator — protein MLVAEAVGFLTERGAAATVNSTAHAIGIDQSGVSRLITSATAAGYLAVQASATDGRRRELTLTPAGNAMLDQTHRWQEEIFLRLSAGWSENRRGEFRQAMTDLMNRSHELEASPTRTPRCQSRGDAA, from the coding sequence GTGCTCGTCGCCGAGGCCGTCGGATTCCTGACTGAGAGGGGTGCGGCGGCCACTGTGAACTCAACCGCGCACGCGATCGGCATCGACCAGAGTGGTGTATCTCGCCTGATCACGAGCGCCACGGCGGCCGGTTACCTCGCGGTGCAAGCCTCCGCCACTGACGGACGACGCCGCGAACTGACCCTCACTCCCGCAGGCAACGCCATGTTGGACCAGACACATCGCTGGCAAGAGGAAATCTTCCTTCGACTCTCCGCTGGCTGGTCCGAGAATCGTCGCGGTGAATTCCGGCAGGCTATGACCGACCTGATGAACCGCTCCCACGAGCTCGAAGCATCACCCACGCGAACGCCCCGCTGTCAGTCGAGGGGCGACGCCGCTTGA
- a CDS encoding PIG-L family deacetylase, producing MKKHSLGRWTTSLLAALACCAAAQVGPGSYGGTVSGLDLMDVDLMFIGAHPDDDGGVTATLARYVLDGGHKATVITLTGGEGGGNATGTETGRALGLIREEEERRSLSMVGVTSPHFLGLRDFYFTLSAEETEKMWGGQAFVCDVVRIVRVRRPEVILTMWPGPGTHGQHQMATRAATLAYNYAGDAKYCPEQLKEGIVPFTPLKLYYYPGSAADATVRIPTDDISRTARIRYADLKSVAQFNYRSQGWDATNTLPARAANPESFMLVGARVPVAEQETSLLTGAVTAGTSPVGVRLEIRPDSYEIGLGRAAPVRVTLTNQTGMPMTATRLRLNAPEGWQVTGGSASRTLAPGETHTAVFNVTAPAGAKAENMRLTASYTATQEDRGISGRNAAFVRPLPAVVATFAPTFDVAGYQAFARETGTEWVTGSLATRLPLVVGQSTEVTVNVTNRGTSAASGQLELKLPPGVTLVGSPQYQVGAGATTQVRVQLQATAAALPAGRQSALLPISLSTAGFTDQANAYVLPSLTIPRLGTAPKIDGDLSDMAAGAGGALGPEDLWWRTKPDSPADASASFKMGYDDQYLYVGLNVKDELVACNIAPNDVKAQLRSDAIGITVDPTGQSRDTSTTLQAAAFPCTTAGFQARGFRDADANQGVMEETAPGMQVASVKVDGGYAIEFRLPWAAMPTQPKAGATVGLNLVMYDGDQEGARVGANISQSGLAWSAFSWGGKQALPYLWPRVTLGN from the coding sequence ATGAAAAAGCACAGCCTTGGGCGCTGGACGACTTCCCTTCTCGCTGCACTGGCGTGCTGCGCCGCAGCCCAGGTCGGGCCTGGAAGTTATGGGGGCACCGTGAGCGGCCTCGACCTGATGGACGTGGACCTGATGTTCATCGGGGCCCACCCGGATGACGACGGCGGCGTGACGGCCACCCTGGCGAGGTACGTCCTGGACGGGGGACACAAGGCGACGGTCATCACCCTGACCGGAGGGGAAGGGGGCGGCAACGCCACGGGCACGGAGACGGGCCGTGCTCTGGGCCTGATCCGGGAAGAGGAGGAGCGGCGCTCGCTCAGCATGGTCGGCGTCACGTCGCCGCACTTCCTGGGGCTGCGCGACTTCTACTTCACTCTGTCCGCCGAGGAAACCGAGAAGATGTGGGGCGGGCAGGCCTTCGTGTGCGATGTGGTGCGGATCGTCCGGGTGCGGCGTCCGGAGGTCATCCTGACGATGTGGCCGGGGCCGGGCACCCACGGGCAACACCAGATGGCCACGCGGGCCGCCACCCTGGCCTACAACTACGCCGGGGACGCCAAGTATTGCCCGGAGCAGCTCAAGGAAGGCATCGTTCCCTTCACGCCCCTCAAGCTGTACTACTACCCGGGGAGCGCCGCAGACGCCACAGTCAGGATTCCCACCGACGACATCTCCCGCACCGCCCGCATCCGTTACGCGGACCTCAAGAGTGTGGCTCAGTTCAACTACCGCTCCCAGGGCTGGGACGCCACCAATACCCTGCCTGCCCGGGCAGCCAACCCGGAGTCGTTCATGCTGGTGGGAGCCCGCGTCCCCGTGGCTGAGCAGGAAACGTCCCTGCTCACGGGTGCGGTGACGGCTGGGACGTCCCCGGTGGGGGTCCGCCTGGAAATTCGCCCGGACAGCTATGAGATCGGTCTCGGCCGGGCGGCCCCGGTCCGGGTCACCCTGACCAACCAGACGGGGATGCCGATGACGGCGACCCGGCTTCGCCTGAACGCGCCTGAAGGCTGGCAGGTCACCGGGGGATCAGCGTCCCGGACGCTCGCGCCGGGTGAAACGCATACCGCCGTTTTCAACGTCACCGCGCCTGCTGGCGCCAAGGCGGAGAACATGCGGCTCACGGCAAGCTACACGGCCACCCAGGAGGACCGGGGCATCTCGGGCCGCAACGCCGCCTTCGTGCGCCCACTTCCTGCTGTGGTCGCCACGTTCGCTCCGACGTTCGATGTGGCGGGCTATCAGGCCTTCGCCCGTGAGACGGGCACCGAGTGGGTCACCGGCAGCCTGGCGACCCGTTTGCCGCTGGTGGTGGGACAATCCACCGAGGTCACAGTCAACGTCACCAACCGCGGTACGTCAGCCGCCAGCGGTCAGCTGGAGCTGAAGTTGCCGCCAGGCGTCACGCTCGTCGGCTCGCCGCAGTACCAGGTTGGGGCGGGCGCGACCACCCAGGTCCGCGTTCAGCTGCAGGCGACGGCCGCCGCCCTCCCCGCTGGTCGGCAGAGCGCGCTGCTCCCGATCAGCCTGAGCACCGCTGGATTCACCGACCAGGCCAACGCCTACGTGCTGCCCAGCCTGACCATTCCGCGCCTGGGCACCGCTCCCAAGATCGACGGCGACCTGAGTGACATGGCGGCGGGCGCAGGCGGCGCGTTGGGGCCGGAAGACCTGTGGTGGCGCACCAAGCCGGACTCACCCGCCGACGCCAGCGCCTCGTTCAAGATGGGCTACGACGACCAGTACCTGTACGTCGGCCTGAACGTCAAAGATGAGTTGGTGGCCTGTAACATTGCTCCGAACGACGTCAAGGCCCAGCTGCGGTCCGACGCGATCGGCATCACGGTCGACCCCACGGGTCAGAGCCGGGACACTTCAACCACCCTCCAGGCGGCGGCCTTTCCCTGCACCACCGCAGGCTTCCAGGCCCGGGGCTTCCGCGACGCCGACGCCAATCAGGGCGTGATGGAAGAGACCGCGCCGGGCATGCAGGTCGCCTCGGTCAAGGTGGACGGTGGCTACGCCATCGAGTTTCGACTTCCCTGGGCCGCCATGCCCACCCAACCCAAGGCGGGCGCTACTGTGGGCCTGAACCTCGTGATGTATGACGGCGACCAGGAAGGCGCCCGTGTGGGAGCGAATATCAGCCAGAGCGGTCTGGCCTGGTCAGCCTTCTCCTGGGGCGGCAAGCAGGCTCTGCCCTACCTGTGGCCACGCGTCACCCTCGGCAACTGA
- a CDS encoding DUF6328 family protein: MTDTPDTDGLSDLLNELRILLQGAQVLTSFLIILPFNTNFGRVGSPERWVYLATFLCSLTSLVLLSARALHHYRRRPMRHLEHFKRTATRLVQVGAVFMTLALVLATRLVAAQVVPGLPGLAPARQHGCAAPRRVVVATDSARATRVRWGQAMIPWMVLGRRTAPGSGAVRRRRIILSRRAPGQSRRMSSPSG; the protein is encoded by the coding sequence ATGACCGACACCCCCGACACGGATGGGCTGTCCGACCTGCTGAATGAACTCCGCATCCTGCTTCAGGGAGCGCAGGTGCTCACCAGTTTCCTGATCATCCTGCCATTCAACACCAACTTTGGCCGCGTGGGGTCGCCCGAGCGCTGGGTGTACCTCGCCACCTTCCTGTGCTCGCTAACCAGCCTGGTGCTGCTGAGTGCCCGGGCCCTGCACCATTACCGGCGCCGCCCGATGCGCCACCTGGAGCACTTCAAGCGCACGGCGACGCGCCTCGTCCAGGTGGGGGCCGTCTTTATGACTCTGGCGCTGGTGCTGGCGACACGGCTGGTCGCCGCACAGGTGGTCCCCGGGCTTCCTGGTCTGGCTCCTGCCCGTCAGCATGGCTGCGCTGCTCCTCGCCGCGTGGTGGTGGCTACCGATTCGGCACGAGCGACGCGTGTACGGTGGGGGCAAGCGATGATTCCCTGGATGGTGCTTGGGCGGCGGACAGCGCCCGGGTCTGGCGCTGTCCGCCGGAGGAGGATAATCCTGAGCCGAAGGGCGCCGGGCCAATCACGCCGGATGAGTTCGCCGAGTGGGTGA
- a CDS encoding MFS transporter — protein sequence MWWAGLISWVGNGAMFIALPVYVYTETNSTLATALSVMANALATIVIGQVAGVFVDRWNHRRTLLWGNLVLAALTLVFLTVLHAPWWLILPVAFVQSAAGQFLGPAENALLPTLVTEQDLAAANSLNALNNNLARLLGPALGGLLIASIGFAGVVVDALTYLLAAGLVFLVRASQVSHEQPREGQAAGRFWQEWRAGLRAVRRNPLLTLGFVIGALVGLGKGSSPP from the coding sequence GTGTGGTGGGCGGGACTGATCTCCTGGGTGGGCAACGGCGCGATGTTCATCGCCCTCCCGGTCTACGTCTACACCGAGACGAACTCCACGCTCGCCACCGCCCTTAGCGTCATGGCGAATGCCCTCGCCACCATCGTGATCGGACAAGTGGCGGGCGTCTTCGTGGACCGCTGGAACCACCGGCGCACGCTGCTGTGGGGCAACCTCGTCCTGGCCGCCTTGACCCTGGTGTTCCTGACCGTCCTGCACGCGCCGTGGTGGCTGATCTTGCCGGTCGCCTTCGTGCAATCGGCCGCCGGGCAATTCTTGGGTCCCGCCGAAAACGCGCTGCTGCCGACCTTGGTCACTGAACAGGACTTGGCGGCCGCCAACAGTTTGAATGCCCTCAACAACAATCTCGCGCGCCTGTTGGGTCCGGCCCTCGGCGGCCTGCTGATCGCGTCCATCGGCTTCGCCGGGGTCGTGGTGGACGCGCTGACCTACCTGCTGGCCGCTGGCCTGGTCTTCCTGGTCCGTGCCTCCCAGGTGAGCCACGAGCAACCCCGGGAAGGGCAGGCGGCCGGGCGCTTCTGGCAGGAGTGGCGCGCGGGGCTTCGCGCCGTCCGCAGGAACCCGCTGCTGACGCTGGGATTCGTCATCGGGGCGCTCGTCGGCCTGGGGAAGGGTTCATCTCCACCCTGA
- a CDS encoding ROK family transcriptional regulator: MGQPQTLRKLNRRHVLQALLDAPALTRPQLAEQLGLSKVTVAAIVQELLEHQVVGLSALPGQAIGRTPQAVQLSPTIGTALAIDLQAHSIQGQAFSLHGDRTSSFGQLIAPQDVVSAAERIIREVYTTAPFGPLSSVVVSVPAPVDPLGRIGEPNALSSFDPTPLHAAARELELDVVYENDANLVALALSCCYPDSTTLAAVIERPTGIGMGLILNGQLYRGPQGRAGELGNAPWPGQQGVTCIEQLPVAERLDATAYSLAGLAIGLDLEHLLLVFEEAEQLASRLRRLLDPGVKLTLPPSSSGLPLQGAGLLARRRASARLLDSLADLRNLEPHVA, from the coding sequence ATGGGGCAACCTCAGACCCTTAGAAAACTCAACCGTCGACACGTTCTCCAGGCCCTACTGGACGCACCCGCGCTGACACGTCCTCAGCTGGCAGAGCAGCTTGGACTCTCGAAGGTGACGGTCGCGGCCATCGTTCAGGAATTGCTTGAGCACCAGGTCGTCGGTTTAAGCGCTCTGCCTGGGCAAGCCATAGGCCGGACACCTCAGGCTGTCCAGTTGTCGCCTACCATTGGCACCGCTCTGGCAATTGACTTGCAAGCCCATAGCATTCAGGGACAGGCCTTTTCGTTGCACGGTGACCGGACCTCCTCGTTCGGCCAGCTGATCGCTCCTCAAGACGTGGTCTCAGCTGCCGAACGCATCATCCGGGAGGTCTACACGACCGCGCCTTTTGGCCCCCTCTCCTCGGTGGTCGTGAGCGTGCCCGCACCGGTCGATCCCCTGGGCCGTATCGGGGAGCCCAATGCCTTGAGTTCTTTTGACCCCACTCCGCTACACGCCGCAGCCCGCGAACTTGAGCTGGACGTCGTTTATGAAAATGACGCCAACCTGGTGGCGCTGGCGTTGTCCTGCTGTTACCCAGACAGCACGACCCTCGCCGCCGTCATCGAGCGCCCCACCGGGATCGGCATGGGCCTCATTCTGAACGGCCAACTCTACCGTGGCCCCCAGGGAAGAGCGGGGGAGCTGGGGAATGCGCCCTGGCCAGGGCAGCAGGGAGTGACCTGCATCGAGCAACTGCCGGTGGCCGAGCGACTGGACGCCACCGCCTACTCTCTGGCGGGACTGGCGATTGGGCTTGATCTGGAGCATCTGCTGTTGGTGTTTGAGGAGGCTGAACAACTGGCTTCCCGCCTGCGCCGGTTGCTTGATCCTGGTGTAAAGCTCACTCTTCCGCCGTCCTCCTCCGGCCTGCCCCTCCAGGGTGCGGGCCTGCTGGCACGCCGACGTGCCAGTGCCCGCCTGCTCGATTCCCTCGCTGATCTGCGAAACCTGGAGCCCCATGTGGCATGA
- a CDS encoding DUF2254 family protein: MTGRVVALWGNLRDSFWLLPAVMAALALLLAEGAVNVDERVSLDTVRQFPWIYGGSADGARSMLGAIAGSVIGVAGTTFSITIAALSLASSQMGPRLLEHFTRDRANQLTLGTFIATFAYCLLVLRTVRGGEESPFVPHLAVTLGLGLALVSLAVLIYFIAHIATGINVGHVIRLVSGELTRAIEAQFSSQAERPSPGAAPALPQAQPQDAEEVRAKDSGYLQALDVDALLRLARKHDAVIRLTVRPGDFVFPGMAVALTSPAALEDVRAALLTGPRRTSSQDVEFAAQQLVEVAVRALSPGINDPFTAIAVLDHLGAALCRVSGRELPPSRHLVAGHLRLAVPMTDYDGLTDVMFHQIRQNGAGHPAVTLRLLEVLESVAQQEPRPERRSSLRRHADLTLRAALRETQEEADRRDLEERHRRVLEVTGPG, translated from the coding sequence GTGACGGGCCGCGTGGTGGCCCTGTGGGGAAACCTGCGCGACAGCTTCTGGCTTTTGCCCGCCGTGATGGCCGCCCTGGCCCTCCTGCTCGCCGAGGGCGCGGTGAACGTGGACGAGCGCGTGAGCCTGGACACGGTGCGTCAGTTCCCCTGGATCTACGGCGGCAGCGCGGACGGGGCGCGCTCGATGCTGGGGGCCATCGCGGGGTCGGTGATCGGGGTGGCGGGCACGACCTTTTCCATCACCATCGCGGCGCTGTCGCTGGCGAGCAGCCAGATGGGGCCGAGGCTGCTGGAGCACTTCACCCGCGACCGGGCCAACCAGCTCACGCTCGGGACCTTCATCGCCACCTTCGCCTACTGCCTGCTGGTCTTGCGGACCGTGCGGGGCGGGGAGGAGAGTCCCTTCGTCCCGCACCTCGCGGTGACGCTGGGGCTGGGCCTGGCCCTCGTGAGCCTGGCGGTCTTGATCTACTTCATCGCGCACATCGCCACGGGCATCAACGTGGGGCACGTCATCCGGCTGGTGTCGGGCGAACTCACCCGGGCCATCGAGGCGCAGTTTTCCAGCCAAGCGGAGCGCCCCTCGCCCGGGGCCGCGCCCGCCTTGCCCCAGGCCCAGCCGCAGGACGCCGAGGAGGTCCGGGCCAAAGACAGCGGGTACCTGCAAGCCCTCGACGTGGACGCCCTGCTGAGGCTGGCCCGGAAGCATGACGCGGTGATCCGCCTGACGGTGCGGCCCGGCGACTTCGTGTTTCCCGGGATGGCCGTCGCGCTCACCTCGCCCGCCGCGCTCGAGGACGTGCGGGCGGCCCTGCTGACCGGGCCGCGCCGCACCTCCTCGCAGGACGTGGAGTTTGCGGCCCAGCAACTGGTCGAGGTGGCCGTGCGCGCCCTGTCCCCCGGCATCAACGATCCTTTCACCGCCATCGCGGTGCTCGACCACCTGGGGGCGGCCCTGTGCCGGGTGAGCGGGCGCGAGCTGCCTCCCTCCCGGCACCTCGTGGCAGGCCACCTGCGCCTGGCCGTGCCGATGACCGACTACGACGGGCTGACCGACGTGATGTTTCACCAGATCCGGCAAAACGGGGCCGGGCACCCGGCGGTGACGCTGCGGCTGCTGGAGGTGCTCGAAAGCGTCGCGCAGCAAGAACCCCGACCGGAGCGGCGCTCGAGCCTGCGCCGCCACGCGGACCTGACCCTGCGGGCGGCCCTGCGCGAGACCCAGGAGGAGGCCGACCGCCGGGACCTGGAAGAACGCCACCGGCGCGTGCTGGAGGTGACCGGCCCCGGATGA
- a CDS encoding mechanosensitive ion channel family protein has product MAANVNVALERVQSIGRDVVAALPNVLIALVVLLGFWLLARAARSLVERVWGSREGNLGRLFGRLASGSILTLGVLVAITIVFPSVTPASLFSLLGVGGVAIGFAFRDILQNLLAGILILVTRPFRIGDQIVVDSAEGTVEDIQVRATIIRTYDNLQVVIPNTQLFTGKVTVKTAYEVRRLQYDVGIGYSDDIGAAKRVIEETLAGLKLIRQDPAPEVLVVDLAESSVNLRVRWWIDPPRRKDALDSQDEVLQKVKEALLAHGIDLPFPTRQVLWHDQTEESDGDRERQREGWPAGRAQAPRPRWRVPGPGPGDEDAP; this is encoded by the coding sequence ATGGCCGCCAACGTCAACGTCGCCCTGGAGCGGGTGCAGAGTATCGGGCGGGACGTGGTGGCCGCCCTGCCCAACGTGCTGATCGCCCTCGTCGTCCTGCTGGGGTTCTGGCTGCTCGCCCGGGCGGCACGTAGCCTCGTCGAGCGGGTGTGGGGCAGCCGCGAGGGCAACCTGGGGCGGCTGTTCGGGCGCCTGGCCTCGGGGTCCATCCTGACGCTCGGCGTGCTGGTGGCGATCACCATCGTCTTTCCCTCGGTCACGCCCGCGAGCCTCTTTAGCCTGCTGGGCGTGGGCGGCGTCGCCATCGGCTTCGCGTTCCGCGACATCCTGCAAAACCTGCTGGCGGGCATCCTGATCCTGGTCACCCGGCCCTTCCGGATCGGCGACCAGATCGTCGTGGACAGCGCCGAGGGCACGGTGGAGGACATCCAGGTGCGCGCGACCATCATCCGCACCTACGACAACCTTCAGGTCGTGATTCCCAACACCCAACTCTTTACCGGCAAGGTGACGGTCAAGACGGCCTATGAGGTCAGGCGTCTCCAGTATGACGTGGGCATCGGTTACAGCGACGACATCGGCGCGGCGAAAAGGGTGATTGAGGAGACGCTCGCGGGGCTGAAGCTGATCCGTCAGGACCCGGCGCCCGAGGTGCTGGTGGTGGACCTCGCCGAGAGCAGCGTGAACCTGCGGGTGCGCTGGTGGATCGACCCGCCCCGGCGCAAGGACGCCCTGGACAGTCAGGACGAGGTGCTTCAGAAGGTCAAAGAAGCCCTGCTCGCCCACGGGATCGACCTGCCCTTTCCGACCCGGCAGGTCCTGTGGCACGACCAGACCGAGGAAAGCGACGGCGACCGGGAGAGGCAGCGCGAGGGCTGGCCCGCTGGCAGGGCGCAGGCGCCCCGGCCCCGCTGGCGGGTCCCCGGCCCCGGCCCCGGTGACGAGGACGCCCCGTGA